The Saprospiraceae bacterium genome includes a window with the following:
- a CDS encoding T9SS type A sorting domain-containing protein has protein sequence MKQNIVVSLSGSSQGSDGYAKLFHTSIDNGSYDPCSGVRVEIRRKMGNSCDNDGINRLNNNLTYSNIAATGTTNSWVHTDNDMADTDGGQFVTFCCSDIMPGMTYGLHDVEVRVWDDANGNGILGDTLIINGSRDNFNNGWAKVRVEYKIPPVMTCPKDIVLQCDDSFGLNTQNPLRVGSNMSTGIPTVRALCTDTFAMTYLDRWTSGGTCNIGILERTFRIMDSPISCAQKITVHRHPTQFEVTFAEAGIYKWDQCNFTIDHAKNATYRPKVSHSPCDEIGQHIKIDTFYFSGSACKKWVVKYSYHNHCTGQTIDAPVISYFCNDTIAPLWSDLSHQVNDIGSTCTSGVVLKAKLSDKTICGDQQILTIDFYLDINGDKTIDYIAASGLKGIIPSGVWTKMNLGQSEYHQVKSLMGNIILADEIYVSYMPAVTSDAALIQTLPVIMQQSDRLHQLIWRVKDECGNNSERMYEFNVRDAKPPTPICIELSTSITSNTNPSVALCAKDFIIKAEDNCTPDTELYYTFDSVGPVSSMRHLEHYFKPVGGIASVSNKTEYESGLSFIWIPSTKTSGKIWNTHGVFEVPVYVWDAAGNHDFCRTKVTVINTDMRTSIAGRVETISGVAKKGTKVNLISSLEDHSKTTLTDDRGEYLFEVPLNADYTVSSEYVGDYLEGVSTLDLVLIQRHIIDLQCHENVYKMIASDANDDGKITASDLVELRKLILGVTNAFNNKSWRLPKKLQNLDLKYPFPYTETYHENPLKAPMQKVDFVAVKIGDINGNASVIQQNIVEPRSNKKLNLEVVNVVLEPHERIHVPVYASNFKDIFGFQTTFQLQDAVFVDLIPEGLDIDATNIGKLGDDTYTLSFAAKQPLTIDREKKLFTLVIDPKNSVLLEDILKLSSEITRTESYTSDLKVSGLSLSFRNDVNNMALQQNEPNPYISTTNIRWLGTKSENVKLVITDDQGKIVLLRSVKSVKGLNTITLEAKDIPYAGIYFFTLNGSTFNATKKMVKIE, from the coding sequence TTGAAGCAAAATATTGTTGTCAGTCTTTCAGGATCATCACAAGGAAGTGACGGTTATGCCAAATTGTTCCACACATCGATAGACAATGGCTCGTATGATCCATGTAGTGGTGTCAGAGTAGAGATCAGACGCAAGATGGGCAACAGCTGCGATAATGATGGCATCAATCGTCTCAACAACAATCTTACTTACAGCAACATTGCAGCTACAGGCACCACCAATTCCTGGGTACACACAGACAATGATATGGCAGATACAGATGGCGGCCAATTTGTGACATTTTGCTGCAGTGACATCATGCCGGGTATGACGTATGGCCTTCACGATGTGGAAGTCAGGGTATGGGATGATGCCAATGGAAATGGAATCTTAGGTGACACACTCATCATCAATGGTTCGCGTGACAATTTCAATAATGGTTGGGCTAAGGTCAGAGTCGAGTACAAGATTCCTCCGGTGATGACCTGTCCTAAAGATATCGTCCTCCAGTGTGATGATTCTTTTGGTCTCAATACCCAAAACCCATTGCGAGTTGGTAGCAATATGTCTACAGGAATTCCTACGGTAAGAGCACTATGTACAGATACCTTTGCTATGACGTATCTTGACAGATGGACAAGTGGTGGTACCTGCAATATAGGAATACTTGAACGAACATTCAGGATCATGGATTCACCAATTTCATGTGCCCAGAAGATAACGGTCCATCGGCATCCTACACAATTTGAGGTGACTTTTGCAGAAGCCGGCATCTATAAGTGGGATCAATGCAACTTTACGATAGATCATGCCAAAAATGCCACATATCGTCCCAAAGTAAGCCATAGTCCTTGTGATGAGATAGGTCAGCATATAAAAATCGACACCTTCTATTTTTCCGGAAGTGCATGCAAAAAATGGGTAGTAAAGTATTCTTATCACAATCATTGTACAGGACAGACTATAGATGCACCAGTGATCAGCTATTTCTGCAATGATACTATCGCACCACTATGGAGTGATTTGTCACATCAAGTAAATGATATTGGCAGTACATGTACATCGGGTGTAGTGCTCAAAGCAAAACTCTCCGACAAAACAATCTGTGGTGACCAGCAGATCCTAACCATTGACTTTTATCTGGATATCAATGGAGACAAAACGATAGATTACATAGCTGCATCTGGATTGAAAGGAATAATACCTTCTGGTGTATGGACAAAAATGAACCTTGGACAAAGTGAGTACCATCAGGTGAAATCGCTTATGGGCAACATTATCCTGGCTGATGAAATCTATGTGAGCTATATGCCAGCCGTGACCAGTGATGCTGCTCTCATACAGACCTTGCCTGTGATTATGCAGCAAAGCGATCGTCTTCATCAACTCATCTGGAGGGTCAAGGACGAATGTGGCAATAACTCGGAGAGAATGTATGAATTTAATGTGAGGGACGCAAAACCTCCTACTCCCATTTGTATAGAGCTGAGTACAAGTATCACTTCCAATACCAATCCTTCAGTAGCATTGTGTGCTAAAGATTTTATTATCAAAGCCGAAGACAATTGTACACCGGATACTGAATTGTACTATACATTTGATTCCGTCGGGCCAGTGTCCAGTATGCGTCACTTGGAGCATTATTTCAAGCCAGTGGGAGGAATTGCTTCAGTTTCCAATAAGACTGAATATGAATCAGGTCTATCTTTCATCTGGATACCTTCAACTAAAACATCAGGCAAAATATGGAATACGCATGGTGTATTTGAAGTGCCTGTCTATGTTTGGGATGCAGCAGGTAATCATGACTTCTGCCGGACCAAGGTCACTGTCATCAATACTGACATGCGCACTTCTATAGCGGGAAGGGTAGAGACTATCAGTGGTGTAGCCAAAAAAGGAACAAAGGTAAACCTAATCTCCAGCCTGGAAGATCATTCGAAGACTACCCTTACGGATGATCGGGGCGAATACCTTTTTGAAGTACCACTGAATGCGGACTATACAGTATCATCGGAGTATGTAGGTGACTATCTTGAGGGAGTTTCTACACTTGATTTAGTGCTGATACAAAGACATATTATCGATCTGCAGTGTCATGAGAATGTATATAAGATGATCGCATCCGATGCCAATGATGACGGCAAGATCACTGCTTCAGATCTTGTGGAGTTGAGAAAATTGATCCTTGGTGTGACCAATGCATTTAATAATAAAAGCTGGAGACTACCCAAAAAGCTTCAAAATCTTGACTTAAAGTATCCATTCCCATATACGGAAACTTATCATGAAAACCCACTGAAAGCACCTATGCAAAAAGTGGACTTTGTAGCTGTCAAAATAGGGGATATTAATGGCAACGCTTCTGTCATACAACAAAACATCGTAGAACCAAGATCCAATAAAAAACTTAATCTTGAAGTGGTCAATGTAGTATTGGAACCACATGAGCGCATACATGTACCCGTATATGCATCCAATTTCAAAGATATCTTTGGATTCCAGACTACATTCCAGCTCCAAGATGCAGTATTTGTTGATTTGATACCGGAAGGACTGGATATCGACGCTACCAATATTGGTAAGCTGGGCGATGACACTTATACTCTTAGTTTTGCTGCAAAGCAACCACTAACTATTGATAGAGAGAAAAAGCTTTTCACTCTGGTGATTGATCCTAAAAACTCTGTGCTACTCGAAGATATCTTAAAACTCAGCTCTGAGATCACTAGGACTGAATCCTATACAAGCGACTTGAAAGTTAGTGGCTTAAGTCTGTCATTTAGAAATGATGTCAATAATATGGCACTACAACAAAACGAGCCCAACCCATACATTTCTACAACCAATATCCGATGGTTGGGTACAAAATCAGAAAATGTAAAACTTGTGATCACAGACGACCAAGGGAAGATCGTTCTGTTGAGAAGTGTAAAATCTGTCAAAGGTCTGAACACCATTACTTTGGAAGCAAAAGATATACCGTATGCAGGTATCTACTTCTTTACATTGAACGGCAGTACATTCAATGCGACTAAGAAGATGGTAAAAATTGAGTGA
- the gyrA gene encoding DNA gyrase subunit A, translating to MSKDQRIIPINIEDEMKSSYIDYSMSVIVARALPDVRDGLKPVHRRVLYGMSELGLSYGRAHKKSARIVGEVLGKFHPHGDSSEYDSMVRMAQDWSLRYPLVDGQGNFGSMDGDPPAAMRYTEARLARISDEMLADIDKNTVDFKLNFDDSLEEPTVLPARLPNLLINGASGIAVGMATNMLPHNLSEVLAGVKATVDNPDITIDELMEHIKAPDFPTGGTIYGYAGVREAFHTGRGRVIVRGKSTIETNNSGKEAIIITEIPYQVNKAVLVAKIAELANEGKIEGITDIRDESDRNGLRIVVEVRKDAMASVILSKLYKFTPLQTSYGVNNIALVNGRPKVLNLKDMITEFIKFRIEVIVRRTQYDLDKALERAHILEGLLIALDNIDEVIRIIRQSKTVDEARENLMSTFALSEIQAKAILDMRLQRLVSLEIDKVREEYNEVLAKIEYYRSILASEHLQREIIKQELDEINDKYGDKRRTDISYADDEISIEDLIANEEVVITISHLGYIKRTKTDEFKQQSRGGKGSRGAKTRDTDFVEHMFIAHNHNYLLFFTEQGRCFWLRAFEIPEASKISQGRVIQNILGIPADDKVRAYIKIENLNDEEFINNNYIVFCTKQGMIKKTIVEAFSRPRVNGINAITINEGDQLLEARLSNGKNEIIIANKEGRAIRFNEQKVRPMGRSAAGVKSMTLGTQNDEIIGMISADPTKPEYSVFVVSEKGNGKRSPLDDYRITNRGGKGVKTINITEKTGNLIAIKWVSEFDDLMITTQEGIIIRTPVSDIRLMGRATQGVKVIRIHDKESIADVTVIRREETVNDEEE from the coding sequence ATGTCTAAAGATCAGAGGATTATTCCAATAAATATCGAAGACGAAATGAAATCATCGTACATTGATTATTCGATGTCTGTGATTGTGGCACGGGCACTTCCTGATGTACGTGACGGATTGAAACCAGTGCATAGGAGAGTGCTCTACGGAATGTCTGAATTGGGCTTGTCATATGGAAGAGCGCATAAAAAATCTGCAAGAATCGTAGGGGAAGTACTGGGAAAATTTCACCCTCATGGTGACAGTTCTGAGTATGATTCTATGGTGCGGATGGCTCAGGACTGGTCTCTTAGGTATCCTTTAGTAGATGGACAAGGCAACTTTGGTTCCATGGACGGAGACCCGCCGGCTGCCATGCGATATACAGAAGCCAGATTGGCGAGAATCAGCGATGAAATGCTGGCCGACATTGACAAAAATACTGTTGATTTTAAGCTGAATTTTGATGATTCACTTGAGGAGCCCACGGTATTACCTGCCCGATTACCTAACTTATTGATCAATGGAGCATCCGGCATAGCCGTAGGTATGGCTACCAATATGCTTCCGCACAATCTTTCTGAAGTTTTGGCAGGTGTAAAGGCTACAGTGGATAATCCGGATATCACTATAGATGAGTTGATGGAACATATAAAGGCTCCTGACTTTCCTACTGGCGGTACTATATACGGCTATGCCGGTGTTAGAGAGGCTTTTCATACAGGTAGAGGACGTGTCATTGTAAGGGGTAAATCTACTATAGAAACTAACAACAGCGGTAAAGAAGCAATCATCATCACTGAGATACCGTATCAGGTAAATAAGGCGGTATTGGTGGCCAAAATTGCTGAATTGGCCAATGAGGGCAAGATAGAAGGCATCACTGATATACGGGATGAGTCTGACAGAAATGGCTTGCGTATAGTTGTCGAAGTCCGAAAAGATGCTATGGCCAGTGTGATTCTTAGTAAACTTTATAAGTTTACACCGCTCCAGACATCATATGGCGTCAACAACATTGCTCTGGTCAATGGCAGACCCAAGGTTTTGAATCTCAAAGACATGATCACTGAGTTTATAAAATTCAGGATAGAAGTCATCGTCAGGAGAACTCAATATGATCTCGACAAAGCACTGGAAAGGGCTCATATCCTGGAAGGTTTGCTTATCGCACTTGACAATATAGATGAAGTCATAAGAATCATAAGACAGTCAAAAACTGTTGACGAAGCACGCGAAAATCTCATGTCTACTTTTGCCTTGAGTGAGATTCAGGCAAAAGCTATACTTGATATGAGGCTGCAGCGGTTGGTAAGTCTTGAGATTGATAAGGTACGGGAAGAGTACAATGAAGTATTGGCAAAAATAGAGTATTACAGGAGTATACTGGCAAGTGAACACTTGCAACGTGAGATCATCAAACAAGAGTTGGATGAAATTAATGACAAGTATGGCGACAAACGAAGAACCGATATTTCTTATGCAGATGACGAAATTTCGATCGAAGACCTTATAGCCAATGAAGAAGTGGTTATTACTATTTCACATCTCGGTTACATCAAGAGAACTAAAACAGACGAGTTCAAACAACAAAGCCGTGGTGGTAAAGGCTCAAGGGGTGCCAAGACCAGAGATACCGATTTTGTTGAGCATATGTTTATAGCACACAATCATAATTACCTGCTATTCTTTACTGAACAAGGCAGATGTTTCTGGCTGCGTGCATTTGAAATACCTGAAGCCAGCAAAATCTCTCAGGGGCGCGTCATACAAAACATCCTCGGCATACCAGCTGATGATAAAGTAAGAGCATACATTAAGATAGAGAATCTCAATGATGAGGAATTTATCAATAATAATTACATCGTCTTCTGTACTAAACAGGGTATGATCAAAAAAACCATAGTTGAGGCATTTTCTCGCCCAAGAGTCAATGGTATCAATGCGATTACCATCAATGAAGGTGACCAGTTACTGGAAGCAAGACTGTCCAATGGTAAAAATGAAATCATCATAGCTAATAAAGAAGGTCGTGCCATTAGGTTTAACGAACAAAAGGTCAGACCTATGGGCAGATCAGCAGCAGGAGTCAAATCAATGACATTGGGTACGCAAAATGATGAAATCATCGGAATGATTTCTGCTGATCCGACAAAACCTGAATACTCTGTATTTGTAGTTTCGGAAAAAGGAAATGGCAAAAGATCTCCACTGGATGATTACAGAATCACCAATAGAGGCGGCAAAGGTGTCAAAACGATCAATATCACCGAAAAAACCGGTAACCTTATAGCTATCAAATGGGTTAGCGAATTTGATGACCTGATGATCACTACCCAGGAAGGTATTATCATAAGAACTCCGGTATCCGATATCAGACTGATGGGTCGTGCTACTCAGGGTGTAAAAGTCATCAGGATTCATGACAAAGAGTCTATCGCAGATGTGACGGTGATAAGAAGGGAAGAGACAGTAAATGACGAAGAAGAATAA
- a CDS encoding glutamate-5-semialdehyde dehydrogenase, with amino-acid sequence MEDKRCDVLHYLASSVETERRSIKEANHKDMVATQSNDTALVDRLKVDDHKVDEMKNALINTAHQDDPDGKLLYEYTNPEGLLFKNFTVPFGTILIIYESRPDVTIEAAAMAFKSGNKILLKGGKEARMTNLILVNLWKEALIQFGFDPTLIRYLDYSRSEIQQFISSKSEKIDLVIPRGGDALIQFVIQHSVAPVIVSGRGNNFVYVHDSADTDMAIQLICNGKNRISVCNATDKVLIDKRLPALNDFIHILVGKLALLGISVYGDHSLKGISDQITIETNEAVMYEEFLSHKIMLCIVEDGHEAIRRINKYSGGHSASIVTKDHDIAENFLNETDCAAVYHNASTRFTDGGQVGFGGEMAISTQKLHFRGPVGMAQLVTNKWKVYGHGHIR; translated from the coding sequence ATGGAAGACAAAAGATGTGATGTATTACATTATCTTGCCTCCAGTGTTGAAACGGAGAGAAGATCTATCAAAGAGGCCAACCATAAAGATATGGTGGCAACACAAAGCAATGATACGGCTTTGGTAGACAGATTAAAAGTGGATGATCACAAAGTTGATGAGATGAAAAATGCACTCATCAATACGGCACATCAGGATGACCCTGATGGCAAATTACTCTATGAATACACAAATCCTGAGGGTTTGCTTTTTAAAAATTTCACTGTACCATTTGGGACTATCCTCATCATATATGAATCCCGACCGGATGTGACTATCGAAGCTGCGGCGATGGCCTTTAAGTCAGGAAATAAAATTCTGCTGAAAGGTGGTAAAGAAGCCAGAATGACAAACTTGATTTTAGTCAATCTATGGAAAGAAGCTTTGATTCAATTTGGTTTTGACCCGACTTTGATCAGGTACCTGGACTATAGTAGAAGCGAAATTCAACAGTTTATTTCCTCAAAAAGTGAAAAGATAGACCTTGTTATTCCAAGAGGTGGAGATGCTTTGATCCAATTTGTGATTCAGCATTCTGTGGCACCTGTTATAGTAAGCGGGAGAGGGAATAACTTTGTTTACGTACATGATTCCGCTGATACAGATATGGCTATCCAATTGATATGCAATGGTAAAAACAGGATTTCAGTATGTAATGCGACAGATAAAGTATTGATAGACAAAAGATTGCCGGCATTGAATGACTTTATTCATATTTTGGTAGGTAAGCTTGCTCTTTTGGGCATAAGTGTATATGGTGACCATAGTCTTAAAGGCATATCTGACCAAATCACAATAGAGACAAATGAAGCTGTAATGTATGAGGAGTTTCTGTCACACAAGATCATGTTGTGTATAGTAGAAGATGGACATGAAGCTATCAGGAGGATCAACAAATATTCAGGGGGACATTCGGCGTCCATAGTTACTAAAGACCACGATATCGCAGAAAATTTTCTGAATGAAACGGATTGTGCAGCAGTCTATCATAACGCTTCGACAAGATTTACAGACGGAGGTCAGGTAGGTTTTGGCGGCGAGATGGCCATCAGCACACAAAAATTGCATTTCAGAGGACCCGTGGGTATGGCTCAGTTGGTGACCAACAAATGGAAGGTATATGGCCATGGACATATCAGGTGA
- the ltrA gene encoding group II intron reverse transcriptase/maturase has protein sequence MEVRVNQSIPIERHWVTQAYLKLRKGGKAVGVDEETWKAFEKKLSSNLHSIWSRLASGSYHPSAVREVEIPKKDGTKRKLGIPTIRDRISQQVVKEYMESRIDGIFHQDSYGYRPLKSAHQALQTVIKNCYQYDWVIDMDISKFFDEIDHEIMLKAVAHVMPEKWVLMYVKRWLEMPIQDKDGSIRNKEGKGTPQGGVISPLLANLYLHFTLDKWFDKNHPDVRFVRYADDVVVHCKSERQAQHILTQIKQRLGEVKLSIKESKTKIAYCKDYRRKANHEHVTFDFLGFSFKPSKMIMKDKQILLGFLGDISKSSKKKIMEEFRINKAMKHTDLEIQDIAARINSKLIGWTNYYGLFTKRGLNTCFYNFNKRILKWIRKKYKTGSKEALNMYEMIRKEKPELFYHWSKGYC, from the coding sequence ATGGAAGTAAGAGTAAACCAAAGCATACCAATCGAACGTCATTGGGTTACGCAGGCATATTTAAAGCTGCGTAAGGGCGGGAAAGCCGTTGGAGTAGATGAAGAAACTTGGAAGGCATTCGAAAAGAAGTTAAGTAGTAATCTCCATAGTATATGGAGCCGACTGGCTTCAGGAAGCTACCATCCAAGTGCAGTTAGAGAAGTAGAAATCCCAAAGAAAGACGGAACGAAGCGCAAGTTGGGTATTCCTACAATACGAGACAGAATCAGTCAACAAGTAGTGAAGGAATATATGGAAAGTCGCATAGATGGAATTTTTCACCAAGATAGTTATGGTTATCGCCCATTAAAGAGCGCACATCAAGCATTACAAACAGTAATTAAGAATTGCTATCAATATGATTGGGTGATAGACATGGATATCAGTAAATTCTTCGATGAGATAGACCATGAAATCATGCTAAAGGCAGTAGCACATGTTATGCCTGAGAAATGGGTATTGATGTATGTTAAAAGATGGTTAGAAATGCCAATCCAAGACAAAGATGGAAGTATAAGGAATAAGGAAGGCAAAGGCACTCCACAAGGCGGAGTTATAAGCCCTTTATTAGCAAACTTATATCTGCACTTTACATTAGATAAATGGTTTGACAAAAACCATCCTGATGTAAGATTTGTAAGATATGCGGATGATGTAGTAGTCCACTGTAAAAGTGAACGACAAGCACAACATATACTTACACAAATCAAGCAACGTCTCGGAGAAGTGAAACTAAGCATCAAAGAAAGCAAAACAAAGATAGCCTATTGCAAAGATTATCGACGGAAAGCAAACCATGAACATGTAACATTTGATTTTCTGGGCTTTAGCTTTAAACCTTCCAAGATGATAATGAAAGACAAACAAATCTTGTTAGGATTCTTAGGAGACATCAGCAAAAGCAGTAAGAAAAAGATAATGGAAGAGTTTCGAATTAATAAAGCGATGAAACATACTGATTTAGAAATACAGGACATTGCAGCAAGAATAAATAGCAAATTGATTGGATGGACAAATTATTATGGTCTCTTCACAAAACGTGGACTAAACACCTGCTTTTATAATTTTAATAAACGGATATTGAAGTGGATTAGAAAGAAGTATAAAACAGGGTCAAAAGAAGCGTTGAACATGTATGAAATGATAAGAAAAGAAAAGCCAGAGCTTTTCTATCATTGGTCAAAAGGGTATTGTTGA